One stretch of Tenacibaculum sp. MAR_2010_89 DNA includes these proteins:
- a CDS encoding Tex family protein: MLLIKYITSRSEISEKSIQNTIELLNEDCTIPFIARYRKEKTGNLDEVEIGQIVQLKEQYETLEKRKTTILKALEEQEVLTNELKLKIENTESLTTLEDIYLPYKKKRKTKAETARKNGLEPLAKMIMSQRVNDLEFTASKYTSNAIETIEDALEGARHIIAEWINERSDIRNNIRYQLERFAIISTKIIKSKKDEDGAQKFKDYFSWEENLSRIPSHRLLAILRAEKEGFIRIKIEIDNDRALQKIEDRIIRSHNECAQQIELAISDSYKRLLFPALTNETMSIAKEKADENAIKVFAKNLQQLLLGSPLGEKRILAIDPGFRTGCKIVCLNKQGDLLHNETIFPHAPQNKATEAIKKISTLVDAYKIEAIAIGNGTASRESEQLIKRIHFKNNIEVFVVSEAGASIYSVSKIARDEFPNYDVTVRGAISIGRRLADPLAELVKIDAKSIGVGQYQHDVDQSKLNKSLDTIVQHCVNKVGVNINTASASLLSYVSGIGSKLAENIVNYRNENGAFSNRTAIKKVPRLGGKAFEQSAGFLRIKNGDNVLDDSAVHPEQYSLVKKIAKDSGNNITELIGNTSVLKQIKLQQYVTDSFGLPTLQDIIKELEKPGLDPRKKAKAFSFNEHIKTINDLKTGQILPGIVNNITNFGCFVDIGIKESGLVHVSNLSNTFVQDINEHVNLQQHVQVKVLEVDIQRKRIQLSMNF; the protein is encoded by the coding sequence ATACTCTTGATAAAATATATTACCTCTCGTTCAGAAATTTCAGAAAAATCAATTCAAAACACTATTGAACTATTAAATGAAGATTGCACTATTCCATTTATAGCAAGATATAGAAAAGAAAAAACAGGAAATTTAGATGAAGTTGAAATAGGTCAAATTGTTCAATTAAAAGAACAATATGAAACTTTAGAGAAAAGAAAAACTACAATACTAAAAGCTCTCGAAGAACAAGAGGTATTAACAAATGAGTTAAAGCTAAAAATTGAAAACACCGAGAGTCTTACCACTCTTGAAGATATTTATCTACCATATAAGAAAAAGCGTAAAACTAAAGCAGAAACTGCTCGTAAAAATGGATTAGAACCTTTGGCTAAAATGATTATGAGTCAACGTGTGAATGATTTAGAATTTACAGCATCAAAATACACTTCTAATGCAATTGAAACCATTGAAGATGCTTTAGAAGGAGCACGCCATATTATTGCTGAATGGATAAACGAACGAAGTGATATTAGAAATAACATTCGTTACCAACTAGAGCGTTTTGCAATTATCTCAACTAAAATAATTAAATCTAAAAAAGACGAAGACGGTGCTCAAAAATTTAAAGATTATTTTTCTTGGGAAGAAAACCTAAGTCGTATCCCGTCTCATCGCTTATTAGCAATATTACGTGCAGAAAAAGAAGGCTTTATTCGTATAAAAATTGAAATAGATAACGACCGAGCACTTCAAAAAATAGAAGATCGAATAATTCGTTCTCATAATGAGTGTGCTCAACAAATAGAATTAGCAATCTCAGACTCTTATAAACGTTTATTGTTTCCTGCTCTTACTAATGAAACAATGAGTATAGCAAAAGAAAAAGCTGATGAAAATGCTATAAAAGTATTTGCTAAAAATTTACAGCAACTTTTACTTGGTTCCCCTTTAGGTGAAAAACGAATTTTAGCTATTGACCCTGGTTTTAGAACTGGATGTAAAATTGTTTGTTTAAATAAACAAGGTGATTTATTACACAACGAAACTATTTTCCCTCACGCTCCTCAAAATAAAGCTACCGAAGCTATAAAAAAAATTAGTACACTAGTAGATGCTTATAAAATAGAGGCTATAGCTATAGGAAATGGAACAGCTTCAAGAGAAAGTGAGCAATTAATAAAACGAATTCATTTTAAAAACAACATAGAAGTTTTTGTAGTAAGTGAAGCTGGTGCATCTATTTATTCTGTTTCAAAAATTGCTCGTGATGAGTTTCCTAATTACGATGTTACTGTTAGAGGGGCAATTTCTATTGGCCGTAGATTAGCAGACCCATTAGCTGAGTTAGTAAAAATTGACGCAAAATCAATTGGTGTAGGACAATATCAGCATGATGTTGACCAATCTAAACTTAACAAATCATTAGACACTATTGTGCAACATTGTGTTAATAAAGTTGGTGTAAATATAAACACAGCAAGTGCATCGTTATTAAGTTATGTATCTGGTATAGGTTCCAAATTAGCAGAAAACATTGTAAACTATAGAAATGAAAATGGTGCATTTAGCAATAGAACTGCTATAAAAAAGGTACCTCGTTTAGGAGGAAAAGCTTTTGAACAATCTGCTGGATTTTTACGAATTAAAAATGGAGATAATGTTTTAGACGATTCAGCGGTTCACCCAGAACAATATTCTTTAGTTAAAAAAATAGCTAAAGATTCTGGAAATAATATAACAGAATTAATAGGAAATACTTCTGTATTAAAACAAATAAAATTACAACAGTACGTTACTGACTCTTTTGGGTTACCAACACTACAAGATATTATTAAAGAGTTAGAAAAACCGGGATTAGATCCAAGAAAAAAAGCTAAAGCTTTTAGCTTTAACGAACATATAAAAACTATTAATGACCTTAAAACAGGGCAAATTTTACCTGGTATTGTAAACAATATTACAAATTTTGGTTGCTTTGTAGATATAGGCATTAAAGAAAGTGGTTTAGTTCACGTATCAAACCTATCAAATACCTTTGTACAAGATATTAATGAGCATGTTAACTTACAACAACATGTTCAAGTTAAAGTTTTAGAAGTAGACATTCAAAGAAAACGTATTCAATTGAGCATGAATTTTTAG
- a CDS encoding LytTR family DNA-binding domain-containing protein — MKTHRSFLINPNHFKQFKIENKKLYIDMGFGKKIPVSRNLQTSIKSKLPITTNK, encoded by the coding sequence ATGAAAACTCATCGTTCTTTTTTAATAAATCCAAATCATTTTAAACAGTTTAAAATAGAAAATAAAAAGCTTTATATTGATATGGGTTTCGGAAAAAAAATTCCTGTATCTAGAAATTTACAAACTTCCATAAAATCTAAATTACCAATTACCACAAATAAGTAG
- a CDS encoding serine hydrolase: protein MIKKVLLFLMFLTLQSCHIGRMIRYYKADIDDHKIFPYTEVNKGEEVFYFKDSTNSKLSEKIKNIKVLENEREHFIDDFLDKETEATAFLVIKDDAILFEKYYEGYKRDSISNIFSVSKSVTSLLVGIALDEGLINNVNDPITKYIPELSEANKTFNKLTIEHLLNMRSGLKFNETYSSPFDEVSKLYYGKNQMKQISSMEFIHEPGTYHDYQSVCTTLLGIAIERVSNKQLGKYLEEKLWKPLQMENNATWSLDDKTRKNTKAFCCLNTTAIDLAKLARLVLNKGRFNGEQIISEKWINKLTTPNKMNDCYQYQWYSNECSDDYYALGILGQIIYIVPSQDLIIIRLGKSSGKMFLSKVKEAVSI, encoded by the coding sequence ATGATTAAAAAAGTGCTACTGTTTTTAATGTTTTTAACTTTACAATCTTGCCACATAGGAAGAATGATTCGGTATTATAAAGCAGATATTGATGATCACAAAATATTCCCTTATACTGAAGTGAATAAAGGAGAAGAAGTGTTTTATTTTAAAGATAGTACTAATTCTAAACTATCAGAAAAAATAAAGAATATAAAGGTTTTAGAAAATGAAAGAGAACATTTTATTGATGATTTTTTAGATAAAGAAACAGAAGCTACAGCTTTTTTAGTTATAAAAGATGATGCTATACTTTTTGAAAAGTATTACGAAGGATATAAAAGAGATTCAATATCTAATATCTTTTCGGTATCTAAATCTGTAACGTCTTTATTAGTAGGTATAGCTTTAGATGAAGGTCTAATTAATAATGTAAACGATCCAATTACCAAATATATCCCTGAGCTTTCAGAAGCTAATAAAACATTTAATAAATTAACTATAGAACATTTATTAAATATGCGATCTGGTTTAAAGTTTAATGAAACATACAGTAGTCCTTTTGATGAGGTTAGTAAGTTGTATTATGGGAAAAATCAAATGAAACAAATTTCAAGTATGGAATTTATTCATGAGCCTGGTACTTATCATGATTATCAAAGTGTTTGTACTACGCTATTAGGTATAGCTATTGAACGAGTATCAAATAAACAATTGGGTAAATATTTAGAGGAAAAATTATGGAAACCATTACAAATGGAAAATAATGCTACCTGGAGTTTAGATGATAAAACTCGTAAAAACACTAAAGCATTTTGTTGTTTAAATACAACTGCAATTGATTTAGCCAAATTAGCTAGATTGGTATTGAATAAAGGACGATTTAATGGGGAACAAATTATTTCAGAAAAATGGATAAATAAATTAACTACTCCTAATAAAATGAATGATTGTTATCAATATCAGTGGTATAGCAATGAATGTTCAGATGATTATTATGCTCTAGGTATTTTAGGGCAGATAATATATATTGTGCCTAGTCAAGATTTAATTATTATTCGTTTAGGTAAATCATCTGGTAAAATGTTTTTATCAAAAGTAAAAGAAGCTGTGAGTATTTAA
- the metG gene encoding methionine--tRNA ligase, with translation MNTPKRYTITAALPYTNGPIHIGHLAGVYVPGDIYARFLRAKGKDVAYICGSDEHGVAIPMRAKKEGVSPQDIIDKYHGIIKKSFVDFGITFDNYSRTSSEIHHKTASDFFTKMYNDGEFIEEVTEQLYDEEANQYLADRFVIGTCPKCGNEESYGDQCEKCGTSHNATDLINPKSAITGNVPTLKETKHWFLPLDKHEAFLKEWILEGHKNDWKPNVLGQVKSWIDDGLRPRAVTRDLDWGIPVPVEGADGKVLYVWFDAPIGYISATKEWAEREGKNWEDYWKKDDTKLVHFIGKDNIVFHCIIFPAMLKAHGDYILPENVPANEFLNLEGNKLSTSKNWAVWLHEYLEDFPNQQDVLRYTLTANAPESKDNDFTWKDFQAKNNNELVAIFGNFINRVVVLTNKYYNGIIPTPNDFSEIDEDTLAQLKEFPNIIAKSVERYRFREASQELMNLARLGNKYLADEEPWKVIKQDEERVKTIMYVALQIASGLAVLSEPFLPFTSTKLKSILNLDNSLTWASVAEKDVLLNSEHQINKAELLFSKIEDKTIQAQLDKLEATKKANEAANKVIEPQKDTIEFDDFTKMDIRVGTIVEAEKVAKTKKLLKLTVNVGIDTRTIVSGIAESFKPEDIIGQQVSVLCNLAPRKLRGVVSQGMILMTDTPDGKLAFVQPSEKVNNGEFIA, from the coding sequence ATGAATACACCAAAAAGATATACAATCACAGCAGCATTACCTTATACAAACGGACCAATTCATATTGGTCATTTAGCAGGCGTATATGTTCCTGGAGATATTTATGCTCGCTTTTTACGAGCTAAAGGTAAAGATGTAGCCTACATTTGTGGTTCTGATGAGCATGGAGTTGCCATACCTATGCGTGCTAAAAAAGAAGGCGTTTCTCCACAAGACATCATTGATAAATATCATGGGATTATAAAAAAGTCTTTTGTTGATTTTGGAATTACTTTTGACAACTACTCAAGAACATCTTCAGAAATACATCATAAAACAGCTTCTGATTTTTTTACAAAAATGTATAATGATGGTGAGTTTATTGAAGAAGTAACAGAACAATTATATGATGAAGAAGCAAATCAATATTTAGCGGATAGATTTGTAATTGGTACTTGTCCGAAATGTGGAAATGAAGAAAGTTATGGAGATCAATGTGAAAAATGTGGAACTAGCCATAATGCTACAGATTTAATTAATCCTAAATCAGCTATTACAGGAAACGTTCCTACTTTAAAAGAAACTAAACATTGGTTTTTACCTTTAGATAAACATGAAGCTTTTTTAAAAGAATGGATTTTAGAAGGTCATAAAAATGATTGGAAACCTAATGTTTTAGGACAAGTAAAATCATGGATTGATGATGGTTTACGTCCTAGAGCAGTAACACGTGATTTAGATTGGGGAATTCCTGTACCTGTGGAAGGTGCCGATGGTAAAGTTTTATATGTATGGTTTGATGCTCCTATTGGTTATATTTCTGCTACAAAAGAATGGGCTGAACGTGAAGGTAAAAACTGGGAAGACTATTGGAAAAAAGACGACACTAAATTAGTACACTTCATTGGTAAAGATAATATTGTGTTTCACTGTATTATTTTCCCTGCAATGTTAAAAGCACATGGAGACTATATTTTACCAGAAAATGTTCCTGCTAATGAGTTTTTAAACCTAGAAGGAAATAAGTTGTCTACTTCTAAAAACTGGGCAGTTTGGCTACATGAGTATTTAGAAGATTTTCCTAATCAACAAGATGTATTACGTTATACGTTAACAGCCAATGCTCCTGAAAGTAAAGATAATGATTTTACTTGGAAAGATTTTCAAGCAAAAAACAACAATGAATTAGTTGCTATTTTTGGAAACTTCATTAATCGTGTAGTTGTTTTAACAAACAAATATTATAATGGTATTATTCCAACTCCTAATGATTTTAGCGAAATAGATGAGGATACTTTAGCTCAATTAAAAGAGTTTCCAAATATTATTGCCAAATCTGTAGAGCGTTACCGTTTTAGAGAAGCATCTCAAGAGCTAATGAATTTAGCACGTTTAGGTAATAAGTATTTAGCTGATGAAGAACCTTGGAAGGTAATTAAACAAGATGAAGAACGTGTAAAAACTATTATGTATGTAGCTTTACAAATAGCTTCTGGTTTAGCAGTATTATCTGAACCTTTTTTACCTTTTACTTCTACAAAACTAAAATCAATATTAAATTTAGACAACTCACTTACTTGGGCTAGTGTTGCTGAAAAAGATGTGTTATTAAATTCTGAACATCAAATTAACAAAGCTGAATTGTTATTTTCAAAAATAGAAGATAAAACTATTCAAGCTCAATTAGACAAATTAGAAGCTACCAAAAAAGCAAACGAAGCAGCCAACAAAGTAATTGAGCCTCAAAAAGACACCATAGAGTTTGACGATTTTACTAAAATGGACATCCGTGTAGGAACCATAGTTGAAGCTGAAAAAGTTGCTAAAACAAAAAAACTATTAAAGCTTACTGTTAATGTAGGTATAGATACACGTACAATTGTTTCTGGTATTGCTGAAAGCTTTAAACCAGAAGATATAATTGGGCAACAGGTTTCTGTTTTATGTAATCTAGCTCCTCGTAAATTACGTGGTGTTGTAAGTCAAGGCATGATTTTAATGACCGATACTCCTGATGGAAAACTAGCATTTGTTCAACCTTCTGAAAAAGTAAACAATGGAGAGTTTATTGCTTAA
- a CDS encoding GNAT family N-acetyltransferase, which yields MNNILVRKVKETEIDWVNSKYKEINFKLSDYKNELIVIVEVNGEKAGLGRLVYIDENNLELGGIYVFDKYRGIGVADKIVSFLCEANTDKKSVIWCLPFEKLKGFYNKFGFTTNLSLPPKEILKKLEWCNSPENYSEKVLLLSKII from the coding sequence ATGAATAACATTCTGGTTAGAAAAGTAAAAGAAACAGAAATTGATTGGGTTAATTCTAAATATAAAGAGATTAACTTTAAGTTATCTGATTATAAAAATGAGCTTATAGTTATTGTTGAGGTTAATGGCGAAAAAGCTGGTTTAGGAAGATTAGTGTATATAGATGAAAATAATTTAGAACTTGGCGGAATATATGTGTTTGATAAGTATAGAGGCATAGGAGTGGCAGATAAAATAGTGAGTTTTTTATGTGAAGCTAACACTGATAAAAAATCTGTTATTTGGTGTTTGCCTTTTGAGAAACTAAAAGGTTTTTATAATAAGTTTGGGTTTACAACAAATCTTAGTTTACCTCCCAAAGAGATTTTAAAAAAATTAGAATGGTGTAATTCACCAGAAAATTATAGTGAAAAGGTTCTTTTACTATCTAAAATAATATAA
- a CDS encoding YraN family protein: MAAHNELGKKGEELAEDFLKNKGYTILEKNYRYQKAEVDIIAKKDKVLSVVEVKTRSTDYYGNPQDFVNPKKIKLLVAAINNYVVEKDIDIEVQFDIIAILKKNDKIVVDHIEDAFLYF, translated from the coding sequence ATGGCAGCACATAACGAATTAGGAAAAAAAGGAGAGGAGTTAGCTGAAGATTTCCTAAAAAACAAAGGCTATACCATACTAGAAAAGAATTACCGTTACCAAAAAGCTGAAGTAGATATAATTGCTAAAAAAGATAAAGTATTATCTGTTGTAGAGGTGAAAACCCGTTCAACAGATTATTATGGAAATCCACAAGACTTTGTAAATCCTAAAAAAATTAAATTATTGGTAGCAGCAATTAATAACTATGTGGTTGAAAAGGATATTGATATAGAGGTGCAATTTGATATTATTGCTATTCTAAAGAAGAATGATAAAATAGTTGTTGATCATATTGAAGATGCCTTTTTATATTTTTAA
- a CDS encoding TlpA disulfide reductase family protein, which translates to MMKQLLSLLIVLMTSSIVNAQYSIKGTMTPPEKSDWVMLHRLQGIKPKFISHTTIKFDTIKVGADKQVIGRFSFELPETAQTGVYRATYRNSGSGFVDFIFNKENVEFIFNPKYPEQSITFTSSRENKVFSKYLEQSANAQKEINSYQVNYIQNPVRDVKKAYKKAVEKLEDLQEANENKSEGMLSHHFIKASAQYNSSSPIDNMEKYVASKVDNFFKYVDFESKPLYQSSFLIDRINDFVFYLNYSEDQVTQQKLYKESITKVLDDALSSKSFKKEAIEFLVTSFTDKRNSEVVDWLFTEFYDKLDNSDQSFKAKKLGQLSVSVGRVAPDFSWKENGTDYKLSTLNDGQTYLLIFWSTACPHCVKEIPDVHNFMKQFSNTSVIGFGIESDDTKFNEFKKQLDGWHNVYGTHPDNKFDNETVRAYKIDATPTYFVLDSNKKIIAIPNTVEDVHKYFKSL; encoded by the coding sequence ATGATGAAACAATTACTAAGCCTACTAATAGTATTAATGACTAGTTCAATAGTTAATGCACAATACTCTATTAAAGGTACAATGACTCCGCCAGAAAAAAGTGACTGGGTTATGCTACATAGATTACAAGGAATAAAACCTAAATTTATATCACACACTACTATTAAGTTTGATACTATTAAAGTAGGTGCTGACAAACAAGTAATAGGTAGATTTTCTTTTGAATTACCAGAAACTGCTCAAACAGGTGTATACCGTGCTACTTATAGAAACAGTGGATCAGGTTTTGTTGACTTTATATTCAATAAAGAAAATGTTGAATTTATTTTTAACCCTAAATATCCTGAACAATCTATTACTTTCACTAGTTCTAGAGAAAACAAAGTATTTAGTAAGTACCTTGAACAATCTGCAAATGCACAAAAAGAAATCAACTCCTATCAAGTTAATTATATACAAAACCCTGTTAGGGATGTAAAAAAGGCTTATAAGAAAGCAGTAGAAAAATTAGAAGACTTGCAAGAAGCTAACGAAAACAAATCTGAAGGAATGCTTTCGCATCACTTTATAAAAGCCTCAGCTCAATATAATTCTTCTAGTCCTATAGATAATATGGAAAAATATGTAGCTTCAAAAGTTGACAATTTTTTCAAATATGTTGATTTTGAAAGTAAACCTCTTTACCAATCTTCTTTTTTAATTGATAGAATTAATGATTTTGTTTTTTACTTAAACTACTCTGAAGATCAAGTTACTCAACAAAAATTATATAAAGAATCTATTACTAAAGTTTTGGATGATGCACTATCAAGTAAAAGTTTTAAAAAGGAAGCTATTGAGTTTTTAGTTACTTCTTTTACCGATAAAAGAAATTCAGAAGTAGTAGACTGGTTATTTACCGAATTCTATGACAAACTAGATAATAGTGACCAAAGCTTTAAAGCAAAAAAACTAGGTCAGTTAAGTGTTTCTGTTGGACGAGTTGCTCCTGATTTTTCATGGAAGGAAAACGGAACAGACTACAAATTATCTACATTAAATGATGGGCAAACTTATTTATTAATTTTCTGGAGTACTGCTTGTCCTCACTGTGTTAAGGAAATTCCTGATGTTCATAATTTCATGAAACAGTTTAGTAATACGTCTGTAATTGGATTTGGAATTGAAAGTGACGACACTAAATTTAATGAATTCAAAAAACAATTAGATGGGTGGCATAATGTTTATGGAACTCACCCTGATAACAAATTTGACAATGAAACTGTAAGAGCATATAAAATTGATGCAACACCTACTTACTTCGTTTTAGATAGCAATAAAAAAATTATTGCAATCCCTAACACTGTTGAAGACGTTCACAAATACTTTAAAAGTTTATAA
- a CDS encoding CvpA family protein — translation MNTFDIIIAALLLFGFVRGLMKGLFVEVASLVALIAGVYGAIHFSYFAGDWLKDSVDWDEKYVSLAAFAVTFVAIIVVVALMGKVLTKIADFAALGILNKILGGVFGALKIGLILSVLFIFFGKMNDTIPFVSQENLEESILYKPVKKIAPTIFPSIIKDDGLVEEKKEETV, via the coding sequence ATGAATACATTTGATATAATTATTGCTGCACTATTATTGTTTGGTTTTGTAAGAGGTTTGATGAAAGGACTTTTTGTAGAAGTGGCTTCTTTAGTTGCATTAATTGCAGGTGTTTATGGTGCTATACACTTTTCATACTTTGCAGGTGACTGGCTTAAAGATAGTGTTGATTGGGATGAGAAATATGTTTCATTAGCTGCTTTTGCAGTTACTTTTGTGGCTATCATTGTTGTGGTAGCGTTAATGGGCAAAGTTTTAACGAAAATAGCCGATTTTGCAGCTTTAGGTATATTGAATAAAATTTTAGGAGGCGTGTTTGGAGCTTTAAAAATTGGCTTGATATTAAGCGTTTTATTTATTTTCTTTGGTAAAATGAATGACACAATACCTTTTGTAAGTCAAGAAAATTTAGAAGAATCTATATTGTATAAACCAGTTAAAAAAATAGCTCCGACCATATTCCCGTCCATCATAAAAGATGATGGTTTAGTAGAAGAAAAAAAAGAAGAGACCGTTTAA
- a CDS encoding SPOR domain-containing protein: protein MKNKQSFILFLFLLIGSIFTINAQSDYKNEEAIKKLIEKKREYNKSNKTGYRIQLYNGLEKNAKRIKYRFQVEYPGVTTHLGYKAPEWKIQVGYYKTRLDADRALNKIREKFSGAIVIPM, encoded by the coding sequence ATGAAAAATAAACAATCATTTATACTTTTCTTATTTTTATTAATTGGTAGCATTTTTACCATAAACGCTCAGTCAGACTATAAAAATGAAGAAGCAATAAAAAAATTAATAGAAAAAAAGAGAGAGTATAACAAGTCAAATAAAACTGGTTATAGAATTCAATTGTACAATGGTCTTGAAAAGAATGCTAAACGAATTAAATATAGATTTCAAGTTGAATATCCAGGAGTTACTACACACTTAGGATACAAAGCGCCTGAATGGAAAATTCAAGTTGGCTATTATAAAACTAGGCTAGATGCTGATAGGGCTCTAAATAAAATTAGAGAAAAATTTTCTGGTGCTATTGTAATCCCAATGTAA
- a CDS encoding c-type cytochrome produces MKSVKHHSKLTQTLLQSLAFFLIFLVSFSTYSQDVDEARQKEGKKLFKSLCASCHKLDKKLIGPGLGGVEERRENDWLKAWIKDNAALRASGDKDAIAIFEEYKGSNMTAFPQLTDKNIDDILYYTTVGELKPVGGPETGDDNGGKKGGAPKWILYILAAAIIVAFLIIGSLLKTISELKGAPKTPGLLGQAAELWEGIKKNTFLHVLFVIFGVLMTAYVLFGTLFKVGVDQGYQPVQPIAFSHKVHAGDNKIDCQYCHSSAKHSKHSGIPSVNVCMNCHKNISEVADGLQVEHNDETLVKADLDKEIAKIYDAAGWDADKLEYTGKTKPVKWIRVHNLPDFAYFNHSQHVTVGGVKCQKCHGPVEEMDEVKQHSPLTMGWCIDCHKETKVDLKGNEYYAKIHKELAKKYGVEQVTIAQLGGKECGKCHY; encoded by the coding sequence ATGAAAAGTGTGAAACATCACAGTAAATTGACTCAAACGCTCTTACAGAGTTTAGCTTTCTTTTTAATCTTTTTAGTAAGTTTTTCGACCTATTCACAAGATGTTGATGAGGCTCGTCAAAAGGAAGGGAAAAAATTATTCAAATCTCTTTGTGCTTCTTGTCATAAGTTGGATAAAAAGCTTATCGGACCAGGATTAGGTGGTGTTGAAGAAAGAAGAGAAAATGATTGGTTAAAGGCATGGATTAAAGACAATGCGGCTTTAAGAGCATCTGGAGATAAAGATGCAATTGCGATTTTTGAAGAGTATAAGGGGTCTAACATGACCGCTTTTCCTCAGTTAACAGATAAGAATATTGATGATATTCTTTATTATACTACTGTTGGTGAGCTTAAGCCTGTTGGAGGTCCAGAAACAGGGGATGATAACGGAGGTAAAAAGGGGGGTGCTCCAAAATGGATATTGTACATTTTAGCTGCTGCTATTATTGTTGCCTTCTTGATTATAGGAAGTTTACTAAAAACAATTAGCGAGTTAAAAGGTGCTCCAAAAACACCAGGTTTATTAGGTCAAGCTGCTGAGCTTTGGGAAGGAATAAAGAAGAATACATTTTTACATGTCTTATTTGTGATCTTTGGAGTGTTAATGACAGCATATGTTTTATTTGGAACATTGTTTAAAGTTGGTGTGGATCAAGGATATCAACCAGTACAACCAATTGCGTTTTCACATAAAGTTCATGCAGGAGATAATAAGATTGATTGTCAATACTGTCACTCTTCGGCAAAACATAGTAAGCATTCAGGAATTCCATCTGTTAATGTTTGTATGAATTGTCATAAAAATATTTCTGAGGTTGCAGATGGTTTACAAGTTGAGCATAATGACGAAACGTTAGTTAAGGCTGACTTAGATAAAGAGATAGCTAAGATATATGACGCAGCAGGTTGGGATGCTGATAAATTAGAATATACAGGTAAAACGAAACCAGTAAAATGGATTAGAGTACATAATTTACCAGATTTCGCATATTTCAATCACTCACAGCACGTAACTGTTGGAGGTGTAAAATGTCAAAAATGTCATGGGCCTGTTGAGGAAATGGATGAAGTTAAGCAACATTCTCCATTAACAATGGGTTGGTGTATTGATTGTCATAAAGAGACAAAAGTTGACTTGAAAGGTAACGAGTACTATGCTAAAATTCATAAAGAATTAGCTAAGAAGTATGGAGTTGAGCAAGTAACTATTGCACAGTTAGGTGGAAAAGAGTGTGGTAAGTGCCACTATTAA